A genomic region of bacterium contains the following coding sequences:
- a CDS encoding AAA family ATPase — protein MSLQESTQSGPCRVIAVANQKGGVGKTTTAVNLSACLAENGHRVLVVDLDPQANATTGLGIDPFSGGVSTYDVLLQNGSMRDSIVATQIKNLWVSPSTLDLAGAEIELVPAFNRERRLDNAISTVYGEFDFVFVDCPPSLGLLTVNAMAAAREVMVPIQCEYYALEGLGQLMRNIELVRSSLNSDLAISLIVLVMYDGRTKLSAQVASEIRSYFGDKVCHQIIPRNIRLAEAPSYGAPVTITHPRSRGALAYRELAKEVSDGALARVG, from the coding sequence ATGTCCCTACAGGAATCAACTCAGTCTGGGCCATGCCGCGTGATCGCGGTGGCCAATCAAAAGGGCGGTGTCGGCAAGACCACGACCGCCGTCAATCTCTCGGCCTGCCTCGCCGAGAACGGCCATCGAGTGCTCGTGGTCGACTTGGACCCGCAGGCCAATGCCACGACCGGATTGGGCATCGATCCATTTTCCGGCGGTGTATCCACCTACGACGTCTTGCTGCAAAACGGGAGCATGAGGGACAGCATCGTCGCCACCCAGATCAAGAATCTCTGGGTATCGCCGTCCACACTGGATCTGGCCGGCGCCGAGATAGAGCTGGTACCGGCTTTCAACCGCGAGCGAAGACTCGACAACGCTATCTCCACGGTGTACGGGGAATTCGATTTCGTATTCGTGGACTGCCCTCCTTCACTCGGCTTGCTCACCGTCAACGCCATGGCCGCTGCCCGTGAGGTGATGGTTCCAATCCAGTGCGAGTACTACGCACTGGAAGGCCTTGGGCAGCTCATGCGGAACATCGAGTTGGTTCGCAGCAGCCTGAACAGCGATCTAGCGATCTCCCTTATCGTGCTGGTTATGTACGACGGCCGCACCAAGCTTTCGGCCCAGGTGGCCTCGGAGATCCGCAGCTATTTCGGTGACAAGGTCTGCCATCAGATAATTCCCCGGAACATCCGCTTGGCAGAGGCCCCATCGTATGGAGCTCCGGTGACCATTACGCATCCCCGGTCTCGGGGAGCACTGGCTTACCGCGAACTGGCCAAGGAGGTGTCTGATGGCGCGCTCGCCCGGGTTGGGTAG
- a CDS encoding ParB/RepB/Spo0J family partition protein, with protein MARSPGLGRGLSALISDSASPAEGVRSASYLELPLDAIAVNPYQPRGKFDQASLNVLTESIREVGVLQPVLVRPSVDGRYELIAGERRCRAARQAGLDRIPAVVRTAEDADTLEQALLENLHREDLNAIEEAVACQQLMDEFGFTQETVAKRLGRSRSAVANTVRLLQLPDEVKDMVISGSLSAGHARALLGIVNEKRLITLAKKAVSDGLTVRMVEEAARGVAPAAQKAKRPAQRASGADRGAAVLELESLLSDHLDTKVDVTLGKGQGKLVIQFADLDDLERIYRVMLQA; from the coding sequence ATGGCGCGCTCGCCCGGGTTGGGTAGGGGCCTCAGCGCTCTGATTTCCGACTCCGCGTCCCCGGCCGAAGGGGTGCGCTCGGCGTCGTACTTGGAGCTACCCCTTGATGCGATAGCGGTGAATCCCTATCAGCCGCGAGGCAAGTTCGATCAGGCCTCGCTGAACGTGCTGACAGAGTCAATCCGCGAGGTCGGCGTACTACAACCTGTACTGGTTCGACCCAGTGTTGACGGAAGATATGAGCTGATCGCCGGAGAGCGGCGGTGCCGAGCGGCCCGACAGGCGGGGCTGGACCGGATTCCCGCAGTGGTCCGCACCGCAGAGGACGCCGATACCCTGGAGCAGGCCCTATTGGAGAACTTGCACCGGGAAGACCTGAATGCCATCGAAGAAGCGGTTGCCTGCCAGCAGTTGATGGATGAGTTCGGTTTCACTCAGGAGACCGTGGCCAAGCGGCTGGGCCGCAGCCGATCGGCGGTGGCCAACACGGTGCGTCTCTTGCAGCTCCCCGACGAAGTAAAGGACATGGTCATAAGCGGCTCGCTGTCGGCCGGCCACGCTCGTGCCCTGCTTGGCATCGTCAACGAGAAGCGTTTGATCACGTTGGCCAAGAAGGCAGTGTCAGACGGACTGACGGTGCGGATGGTGGAAGAAGCAGCCCGGGGCGTCGCACCAGCCGCCCAGAAGGCCAAGCGGCCGGCGCAGCGGGCTAGCGGTGCCGACAGGGGAGCAGCGGTGCTGGAGTTGGAGAGCCTGTTGAGTGATCATCTCGATACCAAGGTGGATGTGACGCTCGGCAAGGGTCAGGGAAAACTGGTAATTCAGTTTGCTGACCTGGATGATTTGGAGCGGATCTACCGGGTAATGCTCCAGGCCTGA
- a CDS encoding peptidoglycan-binding protein, with protein MADYHPPTLKRGDESDDVVALQQKLATAGFALALSANGIFDASTAAAVADFQASRGLSVDGICGPHTWTALQEASWALGDRNLFSSQPMLRGDDVAELQLRLGSMGFDAGRVDGIFGPDTAGAVEEFQLNSGLVADAVCGPETTAALLRMSARVTPATVATVRERAKLQRTPRRLTEQHIMIASSNTMAAVAGELATGLRRSGATVSEACDWPESQRVDEANRLEVDVYLGLLPSEEAECRVAYFATEGFVSPGGQRLASILGQRLPAALGIEGADVRGMRLPVLRHTRMTAVQCLVGPPGLVQARLSPLARSIEGSLASWATRPA; from the coding sequence TTGGCCGATTACCACCCCCCTACCCTCAAGCGAGGCGACGAGAGCGACGACGTCGTTGCCTTGCAGCAGAAGCTGGCAACTGCGGGCTTTGCACTGGCCCTTTCGGCAAACGGGATCTTCGACGCCTCTACCGCAGCCGCCGTCGCCGACTTCCAAGCCAGCCGCGGTCTTAGCGTCGACGGGATCTGCGGACCGCACACCTGGACTGCACTGCAAGAAGCCAGCTGGGCACTGGGCGACCGCAACCTCTTTTCGAGCCAGCCCATGCTGAGGGGCGACGACGTGGCCGAGTTGCAGCTTCGGCTCGGTTCGATGGGATTCGATGCGGGCCGGGTGGACGGGATATTTGGACCCGATACCGCCGGTGCGGTTGAGGAATTCCAGCTCAACAGCGGATTGGTGGCCGATGCGGTGTGCGGACCGGAGACCACCGCGGCGTTGCTGCGCATGTCAGCCAGAGTCACCCCGGCCACGGTGGCGACGGTTCGGGAGCGGGCCAAGCTCCAGCGAACCCCTCGCCGGCTGACCGAACAGCACATCATGATCGCATCATCGAACACAATGGCCGCGGTGGCCGGAGAATTGGCCACCGGTCTGCGGCGGTCGGGGGCGACCGTCAGCGAGGCTTGCGACTGGCCCGAGTCCCAACGAGTAGACGAGGCCAATCGACTTGAAGTGGACGTGTACCTGGGGTTGCTCCCATCTGAGGAAGCAGAATGCCGAGTGGCCTATTTTGCCACCGAGGGGTTCGTCTCCCCCGGCGGCCAGCGCTTGGCCAGCATTCTGGGCCAACGACTGCCGGCGGCATTAGGCATCGAGGGCGCCGACGTAAGGGGGATGCGGCTGCCCGTACTGCGTCACACCCGCATGACCGCGGTCCAGTGCCTCGTCGGCCCTCCCGGCCTGGTTCAAGCCCGCCTCTCGCCTCTCGCCCGCTCTATCGAAGGCAGCCTGGCCTCTTGGGCAACCAGACCGGCCTAA
- the trxA gene encoding thioredoxin, whose amino-acid sequence MAESIATLTNETFDEVIGSAELPVVVDFWAEWCGPCKMIAPILDEIAVEKAGVISVAKLNVDDAQDVALRYQVMSIPTLIVFKDGEPAKRIVGAKGKQQLLQEIGEVAF is encoded by the coding sequence ATGGCAGAGAGCATCGCCACGCTCACCAACGAGACATTCGACGAGGTCATCGGCAGCGCCGAGTTGCCGGTCGTGGTCGATTTCTGGGCTGAGTGGTGCGGCCCTTGCAAGATGATCGCCCCGATTCTCGATGAGATCGCGGTCGAGAAGGCTGGCGTGATCAGCGTGGCCAAGCTCAACGTGGATGACGCCCAAGACGTGGCGCTGCGTTATCAAGTTATGAGCATTCCCACGTTGATCGTGTTCAAAGACGGAGAACCGGCCAAGCGGATCGTCGGCGCCAAGGGCAAGCAACAGCTGCTCCAGGAGATCGGCGAAGTCGCCTTTTGA
- the trxB gene encoding thioredoxin-disulfide reductase: MTNSSTSEQGIRNVIIVGSGPAGLTAAVYSARANLAPLVIEGEPSSTSDQPGGQLMLTTDVENYPGFPDGVMGPELMIKFREQAQRFGAEMLTDKVTRVDFSGPPHGVWVGDPTASEPTYRAWAVIVSTGAQSIMLGLEAEERLIGHGLSTCATCDGFFFRDQHIAVVGGGDSAMEEATFLTRFASKVTVIHRRDELRASKIMQDRAFANDRIEFLWNNVVTDIQGDQKLAGVEVQNTVTGETSVLDVTGLFIAIGHRPNTDLFEGHLKRKENGYLVTEPDSSCTEIEGVFACGDVQDDYYRQAVTAAGSGCMAAIDAERWLESAGHG; encoded by the coding sequence ATGACCAACTCCTCAACATCGGAGCAGGGCATCCGCAATGTGATCATCGTCGGCTCGGGCCCGGCTGGGCTGACGGCGGCCGTCTACTCGGCCCGAGCCAACCTTGCTCCCCTGGTCATCGAAGGCGAGCCGTCCTCCACCAGCGACCAGCCCGGTGGCCAATTGATGCTCACCACCGACGTGGAGAACTACCCCGGGTTTCCCGACGGGGTGATGGGCCCGGAGCTGATGATCAAGTTCCGAGAGCAAGCTCAGCGATTCGGCGCTGAGATGCTCACCGACAAGGTCACCCGGGTCGATTTTTCGGGCCCACCCCACGGCGTGTGGGTCGGTGACCCGACTGCCTCCGAGCCTACTTACCGGGCCTGGGCGGTGATCGTGTCCACCGGGGCCCAGTCGATCATGCTCGGCCTCGAGGCCGAGGAGAGGCTGATCGGCCACGGCTTGTCCACCTGCGCCACCTGCGACGGCTTCTTCTTCCGGGATCAGCACATCGCCGTGGTGGGCGGGGGCGATTCCGCCATGGAGGAAGCCACCTTTTTAACGCGGTTTGCATCGAAAGTAACGGTCATACACCGACGAGACGAATTGCGGGCTTCAAAGATAATGCAAGACCGGGCGTTCGCCAACGACCGCATCGAATTTCTGTGGAACAACGTGGTAACCGATATTCAAGGCGACCAAAAGCTGGCCGGCGTCGAAGTGCAGAACACCGTCACCGGAGAGACTTCCGTGCTCGACGTGACCGGGTTGTTCATCGCCATCGGCCACCGCCCCAATACCGACTTGTTCGAGGGACATCTGAAGCGCAAAGAGAACGGGTATTTGGTAACCGAGCCCGACTCCAGCTGCACCGAGATCGAGGGGGTTTTCGCCTGTGGCGACGTGCAGGATGACTATTACCGCCAGGCGGTTACCGCGGCGGGGTCAGGCTGTATGGCAGCCATCGACGCCGAGCGCTGGCTGGAGTCCGCCGGACACGGATAG
- a CDS encoding sigma-70 family RNA polymerase sigma factor has product MKKAQEGDQAAFDALLRRHYNRVYAICRRLAGNEADVLDATQEALITLVRRIDRFDGRSKFTTWMHRVVVNACLDELRRRGRRPVPTAVEEQPLAAAERPVAESVADRLDIESALAQLPGSFRVPLVLCDQLGMSYEEIAQEMDIPPGTVRSRISRGRRRLAEVLSGNPEDPGQRHTGEKP; this is encoded by the coding sequence GTGAAAAAAGCCCAAGAGGGCGACCAGGCCGCATTCGATGCCCTATTGCGTCGGCACTACAACCGGGTCTATGCCATCTGCCGACGGCTGGCCGGCAACGAAGCCGATGTCCTGGACGCCACCCAGGAGGCGCTCATCACCCTGGTGCGGCGCATCGACCGCTTCGATGGGCGCTCCAAGTTCACCACCTGGATGCACCGGGTGGTGGTCAACGCCTGTTTGGACGAATTGCGGCGGCGGGGTCGGCGGCCAGTGCCGACCGCGGTGGAGGAACAGCCCTTGGCTGCTGCCGAGCGGCCGGTGGCTGAATCGGTGGCCGATCGACTCGACATTGAATCAGCCCTGGCTCAACTTCCCGGGTCATTCCGAGTGCCTCTGGTGCTGTGCGATCAGCTGGGCATGAGCTACGAGGAGATTGCCCAGGAGATGGACATTCCTCCCGGAACGGTGAGATCTCGTATTTCCCGCGGGCGCCGACGCTTGGCCGAAGTGCTGAGCGGGAACCCAGAGGACCCCGGCCAACGTCACACTGGGGAGAAACCATGA
- a CDS encoding DUF4349 domain-containing protein: MMFVLLGACNAGNDDDAGASMAAPADDMAAPAMVESSSPDSALPESQPAEEAASEEIAIVQTSGDDGGLAVPTALTPADLGRDIIYTAAISVQADDVEAASREAVAIVQGLGGIVFSQNTRTEPTPRTDITFKVLPQNFSTALERLSGVGKLVDQSITSDDVTEIIVDLRSRIITAEASVDRLRNFLQEATDLEDVAELERELLDRETTLERLRGQLRTLEDQVDLATITLTITQSPTVLPDTGILVTAWVSEDADDPCLGVQNITVEPEAEVYLCLEVENAGTSALTDVEVSTRNLRLNLDNFRPAQGTFNRIEPNELMAAVLELPIEEGRLAGRVATRGLPIELEVTATPVNFDGTALDEVWGDSVVWVRVDTDDALPGFGDSVSDGASGVVAVFSVILIVVGVLLPFLPIIAAIAALIWWIRRRRNRKAESPPPLAI; this comes from the coding sequence ATGATGTTCGTGCTGCTCGGTGCCTGCAATGCTGGAAACGACGACGACGCCGGCGCAAGCATGGCTGCACCCGCTGATGACATGGCCGCGCCAGCAATGGTGGAAAGCAGCTCCCCGGATTCGGCGCTCCCAGAATCTCAACCAGCGGAAGAAGCGGCCAGCGAGGAAATCGCGATTGTTCAAACCTCCGGCGACGACGGCGGCTTGGCCGTGCCCACCGCCCTGACTCCCGCCGATCTGGGCCGCGACATTATCTACACCGCCGCGATCTCGGTACAGGCCGATGATGTGGAAGCAGCCAGCCGGGAGGCGGTGGCCATCGTGCAGGGGCTGGGCGGCATTGTGTTCTCCCAGAACACGCGAACCGAACCCACTCCCCGCACCGACATCACCTTCAAGGTGCTGCCCCAAAACTTCTCCACCGCCCTTGAACGGTTATCGGGAGTAGGCAAGCTGGTCGACCAGTCCATCACTTCTGACGACGTGACCGAGATCATCGTCGATCTGAGAAGCCGCATCATCACCGCCGAGGCCAGCGTGGACCGCCTCCGGAACTTCCTTCAAGAGGCCACCGATCTCGAAGACGTGGCCGAACTCGAGCGAGAGCTGCTCGACCGGGAGACCACCCTGGAGCGGCTGCGGGGTCAGTTGCGCACCTTGGAGGACCAGGTTGATCTGGCCACCATCACGCTCACCATCACCCAGTCGCCCACCGTTTTGCCCGACACCGGAATCTTGGTCACCGCCTGGGTGTCCGAAGATGCAGACGACCCGTGCCTGGGCGTGCAGAACATCACCGTGGAGCCCGAGGCCGAGGTCTATCTATGCCTGGAAGTGGAGAACGCCGGCACCTCGGCGCTCACCGATGTGGAGGTGAGCACGCGAAACCTGCGCCTCAACCTGGACAATTTCCGACCCGCCCAGGGCACCTTCAACCGCATCGAGCCCAACGAGCTCATGGCCGCGGTGTTGGAGCTGCCTATCGAAGAGGGCCGACTGGCCGGCCGGGTGGCAACCCGAGGACTGCCCATCGAGCTGGAAGTCACCGCCACCCCGGTCAACTTCGACGGCACCGCCCTTGACGAGGTGTGGGGCGATTCGGTGGTGTGGGTTCGTGTGGACACCGACGATGCCCTGCCCGGGTTCGGCGACTCCGTCTCCGACGGCGCCAGCGGCGTGGTGGCCGTGTTCAGCGTGATCCTGATCGTGGTCGGCGTGCTGCTGCCCTTCCTACCCATCATCGCGGCCATCGCCGCCCTGATCTGGTGGATCCGCCGCCGGCGCAACCGCAAAGCGGAGTCGCCGCCTCCGCTGGCTATCTGA
- a CDS encoding LysM peptidoglycan-binding domain-containing protein gives MPADSHAPSAAEFRIAENSEGSQKADVAAAELDHSFITVQEGDTLWGLAAQHLDGPERWVDIFSSNQNIIQDPEVILPGWQLEIPAVDSKPTEALPPAQPIPETIGYTTLQVQPLADTVDHVAPVSAYATARPTVVAVVPSESKDRQSALNREAMFAVGGLGVFASSLGWVLARLRRTQRRRLPTGRMPVPPSDGAVQLDQQLQAASDPDAALFLDASLRIMSSRIADNPPPSIIGVTMDSSSVSIHLSSPEEAPPGFHIEEDGTTWTLPKDPGLELLLAESDDVPAPLPTLATVGKKDGDEFLLNLEHMATLNLEGNHQAIIELCAAMAMQLASSHLADDLTVLCVGFGQELTVLERVEHVSDLASATERVKRHQRQNQALLGSHPPVDRSRIGGNGDFSHPMVALVPHQLSRGDAIELLEACDSSVSVVAHGLDGASWTGQLDEHGLLLQPIGLQLETHGLPDAAIAAFAELASSAKDTEGVALTVPPEPQPIKVRHDTSAIDLLTVDIEVRVLGTIEVLGAAHPFTSRRALDLVTYLAFHPEGADRDQLRTHIWPSDEPPSESTLANTVSRARKALGTNEDGDLYMPRVSAKGIYQLRAGVGTDVGRFEALISAARKDVGERGREQLQSALDLVRGTPFTGGAGDMFRWADFGLRTHIDCLVDTAAHELAKRYLEVGDTDSAKRAVSTSLQLIGVCEQCYRLRLMAAAENPTEVRQIMAELVHLLKRENNQPESDDLIGPELLELYEQLMSSGSLFR, from the coding sequence ATGCCCGCTGATTCACATGCTCCGAGTGCCGCCGAATTCAGAATTGCCGAGAATTCCGAGGGGAGTCAGAAGGCTGACGTCGCTGCCGCAGAACTCGACCATTCCTTTATCACAGTCCAAGAAGGCGACACCTTGTGGGGATTGGCGGCTCAGCATCTCGATGGTCCCGAAAGGTGGGTTGACATCTTCAGCTCCAACCAAAACATCATTCAAGACCCAGAAGTCATCCTGCCTGGATGGCAGCTCGAGATCCCAGCGGTTGATTCCAAGCCGACTGAGGCTTTGCCTCCGGCCCAACCCATTCCGGAGACCATCGGCTACACCACGCTCCAAGTCCAGCCCTTGGCGGATACCGTCGACCATGTCGCCCCCGTATCGGCCTACGCCACGGCAAGACCAACCGTGGTGGCCGTCGTCCCCTCCGAAAGCAAAGACCGCCAGTCAGCCCTCAACAGGGAGGCAATGTTTGCAGTCGGTGGTCTCGGCGTCTTCGCCAGCAGCCTCGGATGGGTACTGGCGCGACTTCGACGGACTCAGCGCCGCCGATTGCCAACTGGTCGAATGCCCGTGCCGCCGTCGGATGGCGCCGTTCAGCTGGACCAGCAATTGCAGGCTGCTTCCGATCCCGACGCAGCTCTCTTCTTGGACGCGTCATTGCGGATCATGTCTTCTCGAATTGCTGACAATCCCCCACCCAGCATCATCGGAGTGACGATGGACTCAAGCAGTGTGTCGATTCACCTCAGCTCTCCAGAAGAGGCTCCACCCGGATTTCACATCGAAGAAGACGGTACGACTTGGACCCTGCCGAAGGACCCCGGACTGGAGCTACTCCTAGCTGAATCCGATGATGTGCCCGCTCCTCTGCCCACTCTGGCCACCGTGGGCAAGAAAGACGGCGACGAGTTCCTGCTGAACCTTGAACACATGGCCACTCTGAACCTGGAAGGCAACCACCAAGCGATCATCGAACTTTGCGCGGCCATGGCAATGCAGCTGGCCAGCAGCCATTTGGCTGACGATCTCACCGTCTTGTGTGTGGGGTTCGGACAGGAGCTCACAGTGTTGGAACGGGTCGAGCACGTATCCGATCTAGCTTCTGCCACCGAGCGAGTCAAGCGCCACCAACGTCAGAATCAGGCACTGCTAGGAAGCCATCCTCCCGTCGACCGCAGCAGAATCGGAGGCAATGGCGACTTCTCTCATCCAATGGTGGCTTTGGTCCCCCACCAACTGAGTCGGGGAGACGCTATTGAACTTCTCGAGGCATGTGACTCATCGGTCAGCGTCGTAGCCCACGGACTCGACGGCGCTTCATGGACGGGACAACTCGATGAACACGGCCTGCTGCTTCAACCCATCGGACTTCAACTTGAAACCCACGGTTTGCCCGATGCAGCCATCGCCGCCTTTGCTGAATTGGCCTCTTCAGCCAAAGACACTGAGGGAGTGGCCCTGACTGTGCCGCCAGAACCGCAACCGATCAAAGTCAGGCACGATACATCCGCAATCGATCTATTGACTGTCGACATTGAAGTCCGGGTGCTGGGAACCATAGAAGTGTTGGGAGCTGCACATCCGTTTACTTCCCGCCGAGCCCTGGATCTGGTTACCTATCTGGCCTTTCATCCTGAAGGAGCTGATCGAGACCAATTGCGAACCCATATTTGGCCCTCCGACGAACCTCCATCTGAGTCCACTCTGGCCAACACGGTGAGCCGAGCTCGCAAGGCCTTAGGGACCAACGAGGACGGTGATTTGTATATGCCCAGAGTGAGCGCCAAGGGGATTTATCAGCTTCGGGCAGGAGTGGGGACTGACGTCGGCAGGTTTGAAGCACTCATATCCGCCGCCCGCAAGGATGTTGGCGAGCGCGGTCGAGAACAGCTTCAATCTGCTCTTGACTTGGTACGGGGAACCCCCTTTACCGGCGGTGCCGGCGACATGTTCCGATGGGCTGACTTCGGACTGCGTACCCATATCGATTGTTTGGTGGATACTGCCGCCCACGAATTGGCCAAAAGGTACTTGGAGGTTGGTGATACCGACAGCGCCAAGAGGGCGGTCTCGACCAGCCTCCAGCTAATAGGGGTCTGCGAACAGTGCTACCGCCTACGGCTGATGGCTGCCGCCGAAAACCCCACTGAGGTGCGCCAGATCATGGCGGAGCTAGTGCACTTGCTGAAGCGGGAAAACAATCAGCCCGAGTCCGACGACCTCATCGGTCCCGAACTGCTGGAACTCTACGAGCAGTTGATGTCATCTGGTTCGTTATTCAGATAG
- a CDS encoding pilus assembly protein, translating to MTTTVLVVPIAMLLIFVVVQAALVFHAQALVDAAAQDGALAGQGVLGTEEAVHSAVHSVIGNSAGNLLSNVDVSVQANPWRMSVTVQATVKSLIPGYSPTVFSTSAGPREVFVPEYRR from the coding sequence GTGACGACCACCGTCTTGGTCGTGCCCATTGCCATGCTCTTGATCTTTGTAGTCGTCCAAGCGGCTTTGGTGTTTCATGCCCAGGCCCTAGTTGATGCCGCTGCCCAAGACGGCGCCCTAGCCGGTCAAGGCGTATTGGGCACCGAGGAGGCAGTTCACTCGGCCGTGCATTCGGTCATTGGAAATAGCGCGGGGAATCTGCTGTCCAATGTGGACGTCTCTGTGCAAGCAAATCCATGGCGGATGTCGGTGACCGTGCAGGCCACTGTGAAGTCGCTGATCCCTGGCTATAGCCCCACCGTTTTTTCCACTTCAGCGGGACCCCGAGAGGTCTTCGTCCCTGAGTATCGAAGATGA
- a CDS encoding ATPase, T2SS/T4P/T4SS family, whose amino-acid sequence MASALLDRVLALVTHELEQAESSRLGNRVEQKALARQFIAEALDVIAADRARAFLPPLDKAEESQITDEVLSTLFGLGPIDRLLADESVENVSVNGCDTVWVHYAGGKKRRFGAVAESDNELIALIRRAAARLGRNERRFDIANPFLDLRLPDGSRLNAVMAVSERPSVSIRRHRHEQVTLADLCALGTFNETLMGFLNAAVRARMSIIVCGGTNAGKTTMLRALLNACDPDERLVTIEDRLELGLSAHPDRHRDVIELETRTANIEGSGEITMQQLVRNALAMSPDRLIVGEVRGPEVVDMLSALSAGNDGSMCTIHANSSQAAFSKIATYALRSTEHIPVEASNRMIAESIDFVVHLSRACNGQRRVNSVREVTGASSGDVTSVEVFAAKGSDMARPCAGLQASTQHRLANAGLDLSSPDWELAHEDFKCPR is encoded by the coding sequence GTGGCATCTGCTCTCCTCGATCGCGTGCTTGCCCTGGTCACCCACGAACTAGAGCAAGCCGAGTCAAGCCGGCTCGGAAATCGGGTAGAGCAAAAGGCCCTGGCCAGGCAATTCATCGCTGAGGCGCTTGACGTCATCGCCGCGGACCGAGCCAGGGCATTCTTGCCTCCACTCGACAAAGCTGAAGAGTCTCAAATCACCGACGAGGTTCTGTCCACGTTGTTCGGACTCGGGCCCATCGATCGATTGCTAGCTGACGAATCGGTCGAGAACGTGAGCGTGAACGGCTGTGACACAGTTTGGGTCCACTATGCAGGGGGCAAGAAGCGTCGCTTTGGAGCGGTTGCCGAATCGGACAATGAGCTGATCGCTCTCATACGCAGGGCAGCCGCCCGGCTGGGCCGCAACGAACGGCGGTTCGATATTGCCAACCCGTTTCTGGACTTGAGACTGCCCGACGGATCCCGCCTTAACGCAGTAATGGCGGTATCGGAGCGTCCGTCGGTTTCGATTCGTCGACATCGCCACGAGCAAGTCACGTTGGCCGACCTCTGCGCACTGGGAACATTCAACGAAACGCTGATGGGCTTCCTGAATGCTGCGGTAAGGGCACGAATGAGCATCATCGTGTGCGGTGGTACCAACGCAGGCAAGACGACGATGTTGCGCGCCCTCTTGAATGCCTGTGATCCCGATGAGCGACTGGTCACTATTGAAGATCGATTGGAGTTGGGCCTATCCGCCCATCCCGACCGGCATCGTGACGTAATTGAATTGGAAACCCGCACGGCCAACATCGAGGGATCTGGAGAGATCACCATGCAGCAGCTTGTGCGCAACGCGTTGGCCATGTCGCCCGATCGGTTGATCGTGGGCGAGGTTAGGGGTCCCGAAGTGGTGGACATGCTCTCGGCCCTGTCGGCGGGAAACGATGGATCCATGTGTACGATTCACGCCAACTCCTCCCAAGCGGCTTTCAGCAAAATTGCCACCTACGCTCTGCGGTCCACCGAGCACATCCCGGTAGAAGCAAGCAACCGCATGATCGCGGAGAGCATCGACTTTGTGGTCCATCTGAGTAGAGCATGCAACGGCCAGCGTCGGGTGAATTCAGTGCGGGAGGTCACTGGTGCTTCGTCAGGTGATGTGACCAGTGTCGAGGTATTCGCAGCCAAGGGATCGGATATGGCCCGGCCGTGCGCCGGCTTGCAAGCCTCCACCCAGCACCGATTGGCCAACGCTGGGCTTGATCTTTCTTCTCCGGATTGGGAGTTGGCCCATGAGGATTTCAAATGTCCTCGCTGA
- a CDS encoding SAF domain-containing protein produces MRMASEDRQRQLPWVILGLTVTLTAAIVFALWASSLSNRTAVAVAGRDIPTGSTVEVDDLRAVEMASGQGADFVPMADLHSVVGRTVRAAIPEGTILHPGLLSSSSPIDGNMAIVGAVLHPGEYPIAQLGPGQPVGVVTVSGQRDQYVAPDRNHTNLSPLSGAAVATVRATVAEVSEVLDSGQDALFVSLSVPADDAVRISNSAANRELRLILMPEESSTAANPPIRELTVAGAVP; encoded by the coding sequence ATGCGGATGGCAAGCGAGGATCGTCAGCGTCAACTTCCCTGGGTGATACTCGGGCTGACCGTCACCCTCACCGCGGCAATCGTCTTTGCCCTGTGGGCATCCTCGCTCAGCAATCGCACCGCGGTCGCAGTGGCCGGTCGAGACATACCCACCGGATCGACGGTTGAGGTCGACGACCTGCGGGCGGTGGAAATGGCCAGTGGACAAGGCGCGGATTTCGTGCCAATGGCCGACTTGCATTCCGTGGTGGGACGCACTGTGCGGGCCGCCATTCCCGAAGGGACAATCCTCCACCCTGGGCTCTTGTCCTCGAGTTCGCCAATCGATGGAAATATGGCGATAGTCGGTGCGGTTCTCCACCCGGGCGAATACCCGATCGCCCAACTTGGTCCCGGCCAACCGGTCGGAGTGGTGACCGTCAGCGGACAACGCGATCAATACGTGGCACCAGATCGCAACCATACGAATCTGTCCCCCTTGTCCGGAGCGGCAGTTGCAACAGTCCGGGCCACAGTGGCCGAGGTAAGCGAAGTGCTGGATTCGGGCCAAGACGCCTTGTTTGTGTCGCTATCGGTCCCAGCTGACGACGCTGTGCGGATCAGCAATTCAGCAGCCAACCGCGAACTGCGACTCATTCTCATGCCCGAGGAATCCTCGACAGCAGCCAATCCTCCAATCCGAGAGCTAACGGTCGCCGGAGCAGTTCCATGA